Proteins encoded together in one Peribacillus asahii window:
- a CDS encoding SDR family oxidoreductase, which produces MDNPYKIAIIGGTGKVGRYIASEALKNGYQVRMLVRNPKKLKCSDDNIEVVTGDVENIDTIVQLLEGCKVVINCFGQPMRDTPMYSRVTRDILKVMKEKGIRRYIGVTGASLNIIGDKKSPLNKIGAKMFEVFFSKMMKDKKEELDILLENKYLDWTLIRLPFVKEGVEIRVVKESLTDMPGTMISNKEIASFIISQIDNKEYIHKTPFIAI; this is translated from the coding sequence ATGGATAATCCTTATAAAATAGCCATTATTGGTGGCACTGGTAAAGTAGGACGTTATATAGCTTCAGAAGCGTTAAAAAATGGCTATCAAGTACGTATGCTTGTTCGAAATCCAAAAAAATTAAAATGTAGCGATGATAATATTGAGGTTGTGACAGGTGATGTAGAAAATATTGATACAATAGTACAACTACTCGAAGGATGTAAAGTCGTTATAAATTGCTTTGGTCAACCTATGAGAGATACACCTATGTATAGCAGAGTTACAAGAGATATACTTAAAGTAATGAAAGAAAAGGGTATCAGGAGATATATTGGAGTTACAGGAGCTTCTCTCAACATCATAGGAGATAAAAAAAGTCCTTTAAATAAGATTGGAGCAAAGATGTTTGAAGTGTTCTTTTCCAAAATGATGAAAGATAAAAAAGAAGAGCTGGATATTCTTTTGGAAAATAAATACCTTGATTGGACACTAATAAGACTTCCTTTTGTAAAAGAGGGTGTTGAAATAAGAGTAGTTAAAGAAAGTCTTACCGATATGCCTGGAACAATGATTTCAAATAAAGAAATAGCAAGTTTTATAATTAGCCAGATTGATAACAAAGAGTATATTCATAAAACGCCTTTTATTGCGATTTAA
- the pnpS gene encoding two-component system histidine kinase PnpS, producing the protein MTYRKKLFFALITLIIVVLIALGVLLGNLFKNSYVQAFNEQIQKETTFIAHYIQEHGGIHSFLDRNDTVDLKPLIDSNVTILTDEGDVLYDSNEEKIEHPDRHAKVLQQIIKAQGQEGYEVPEGKADFHYYWQVIKTDDEIEGYIVHSSEISIIEQMNQQMWQILTISLGAALIIILMLGSMITKRYARPIEAATMTAIELAQGNYRARTSETYSAETKMLITSLNILAKNLEEAQISREMHQDRLETLIENIGSGVIFIDSKSYITLINREYKHLFNVDPMHFMFRSYYEVIEFEEIISIIEEIFRTEQIIKRQMKLPLESEPRHFEVYGAPIIGNHDEWNGILLIFHDITELKRLEQIRKDFVANVSHELKTPITSIKGFSETLLDGALHDEETLRSFLTIILEESDRLQVLIQELLNLSKMEQQVFVLNRQDVDLIPVLTDISTMLSTRLEEKQLTLDIVGPDQAFIEGDLSRIKQVFINLMSNAVNYTLTGGAIKVCVKEEKDTVIVEIQDNGIGIESKELPRIFERFYRVDKARSRDSGGTGLGLAIVKHILEVHHGKVTVESTVGVGTTFTVTLYKKLHA; encoded by the coding sequence ATGACGTATCGTAAAAAGCTTTTTTTTGCGTTAATTACCTTAATCATTGTTGTTTTAATTGCTCTTGGCGTACTGTTAGGGAATTTATTTAAAAATTCTTATGTACAAGCATTTAATGAGCAAATTCAAAAGGAAACAACATTTATCGCGCATTATATTCAAGAACATGGCGGGATTCATTCTTTTTTAGACCGGAATGATACAGTCGATTTAAAGCCGCTTATTGATTCAAATGTTACGATTTTGACCGATGAAGGGGATGTGTTATACGATTCGAATGAAGAGAAAATTGAGCATCCGGATCGCCATGCCAAGGTACTGCAACAAATTATAAAAGCGCAAGGACAAGAAGGCTATGAAGTGCCTGAAGGAAAAGCGGACTTTCATTATTATTGGCAAGTGATTAAGACCGATGATGAAATAGAAGGGTATATCGTACATAGTAGTGAAATTTCCATCATTGAACAAATGAATCAACAAATGTGGCAAATATTAACGATTAGTTTAGGGGCCGCACTTATCATTATTTTGATGCTTGGAAGTATGATTACGAAACGATATGCAAGACCGATTGAAGCAGCAACGATGACAGCTATTGAACTTGCTCAAGGAAATTATCGAGCACGAACGAGTGAGACTTATTCGGCAGAAACGAAAATGCTTATCACGTCCCTAAATATTTTGGCGAAAAATCTTGAAGAAGCACAAATTTCTAGAGAGATGCATCAAGATCGACTAGAAACGTTGATTGAAAACATTGGAAGCGGCGTTATTTTTATTGATAGTAAAAGCTATATTACGCTTATTAATCGTGAATATAAACATTTATTTAATGTCGATCCTATGCACTTTATGTTTCGTTCCTATTATGAAGTCATTGAATTTGAGGAAATTATTTCGATTATAGAAGAAATCTTTCGAACAGAACAAATTATTAAGCGTCAAATGAAGCTGCCGCTCGAATCAGAGCCAAGGCATTTTGAAGTGTATGGTGCTCCAATTATTGGTAATCACGATGAGTGGAATGGGATTTTGCTTATCTTCCATGATATTACTGAATTGAAGCGCTTAGAGCAAATTCGAAAGGATTTTGTAGCCAATGTATCACATGAGTTAAAAACGCCGATTACATCAATTAAAGGGTTTTCTGAAACGCTTCTTGATGGAGCTCTTCATGATGAGGAGACATTGCGCAGCTTCTTAACCATTATTTTAGAAGAAAGTGATCGTCTGCAAGTGCTTATTCAAGAATTACTGAATCTTTCGAAAATGGAGCAGCAAGTATTTGTTTTGAATCGTCAAGATGTTGATTTAATCCCGGTGTTAACAGACATTTCCACGATGTTATCAACAAGATTAGAAGAGAAGCAGCTCACATTAGACATCGTTGGTCCGGATCAAGCGTTCATTGAAGGTGATCTATCACGTATTAAACAAGTATTTATCAACTTAATGAGTAATGCTGTTAATTATACGTTAACTGGTGGAGCTATAAAGGTTTGTGTGAAAGAAGAGAAAGATACAGTCATTGTTGAGATTCAAGATAATGGAATTGGTATCGAATCAAAAGAGCTTCCACGAATTTTTGAACGCTTTTATCGAGTAGATAAAGCAAGAAGTCGAGACTCTGGAGGTACAGGTTTAGGGTTGGCTATTGTGAAGCATATACTAGAAGTGCATCATGGAAAAGTAACGGTTGAAAGTACAGTTGGTGTTGGTACAACATTTACCGTGACGTTATATAAAAAACTGCATGCATAG
- a CDS encoding DUF441 domain-containing protein: protein MGSIVFLLLLGIIGWLGKNTSLMVAAGFLLLMKLLMLDTKIFPYLEGKGINLGVTIITIAVLVPIASGAIGFKELGEAIKSPYAWIALISGVAVALIAKNGLTLLQHDPHITAALVLGTILAVALFKGVAVGPLIGAGIAYICMKLFDFMN, encoded by the coding sequence ATGGGTTCGATTGTGTTTTTACTGTTGCTTGGAATCATTGGCTGGCTTGGCAAGAATACATCGCTAATGGTTGCAGCAGGCTTTTTGTTATTGATGAAATTGCTTATGCTTGACACAAAAATATTCCCTTATTTAGAGGGAAAGGGGATTAATCTGGGGGTTACAATCATCACGATTGCCGTATTAGTTCCAATTGCAAGCGGTGCGATTGGCTTTAAGGAATTAGGGGAAGCAATTAAGTCTCCTTATGCTTGGATTGCTCTTATATCTGGAGTCGCTGTTGCTTTAATCGCTAAAAACGGATTAACGTTATTACAGCATGATCCGCATATTACGGCGGCGCTTGTTTTAGGTACAATTCTGGCTGTTGCTTTATTCAAAGGTGTGGCAGTGGGTCCGCTAATAGGAGCTGGAATCGCTTATATATGCATGAAATTGTTCGATTTTATGAACTAA
- the ytvI gene encoding sporulation integral membrane protein YtvI translates to MNSVYLYRFIRCFFVIALISLGCTALFYLSTYTYPFIIAVILAFFMNPLVTLLEKKARLPRSLAVLLSLLLIFSALAGLLTLLIIEIVSGTTYLASVLPTHIETFVTFIENFIAQTIIPFYNETATLFNRLDVAQQDTIMKNVQQIGQSITTAVSEFIQFILKNIPAILGWFPNTITALIFSLMATFFISKDWHRLGGLTAKFLPYKVSSRAKRVVHDLKRALFGFIRAQCTLISLTTITILIGLLIMRVNYSITIALICGFIDIIPYLGTGTIFIPWMIYELMTEDVSFAIGLAVLYIIVVVQRQLIEPKVLSSSIGIDPLATLISLFIGYKLIGFLGLIIGPIILVIINTLQRANVFTEIWAFIIGPKKE, encoded by the coding sequence TTGAATTCCGTCTATCTTTATCGTTTTATTCGATGTTTCTTCGTCATTGCATTAATTAGTTTAGGCTGTACTGCTCTTTTTTATTTATCAACTTATACATACCCATTCATCATCGCCGTCATATTGGCCTTCTTTATGAATCCGCTCGTTACCCTTCTTGAGAAAAAGGCACGATTGCCAAGAAGCCTTGCTGTATTACTCTCTCTTTTGCTTATCTTTTCTGCCTTAGCTGGACTTCTTACATTACTTATTATTGAAATTGTCTCTGGTACGACTTATTTAGCAAGTGTACTTCCAACACATATTGAAACCTTTGTTACATTCATCGAAAACTTCATCGCCCAAACCATTATTCCTTTTTATAATGAAACCGCCACCTTGTTTAACAGACTAGATGTTGCCCAGCAGGATACAATCATGAAAAATGTTCAACAGATTGGACAATCTATTACTACAGCCGTCAGCGAATTTATTCAATTTATTTTAAAAAATATACCCGCTATTCTTGGGTGGTTTCCAAATACAATAACAGCACTTATTTTTTCCTTAATGGCTACTTTTTTCATTAGTAAAGATTGGCATCGCCTTGGAGGATTAACGGCTAAATTTCTGCCTTATAAAGTGTCTTCTCGTGCAAAAAGAGTGGTCCATGATCTGAAACGAGCTTTATTTGGCTTTATCCGCGCTCAATGCACATTGATTTCTTTAACAACGATTACCATTTTAATTGGGTTATTAATTATGCGAGTAAACTATTCTATTACAATCGCCTTAATTTGCGGTTTCATTGACATTATTCCCTATTTAGGAACGGGGACTATCTTTATTCCTTGGATGATTTATGAATTAATGACTGAAGATGTTAGTTTTGCCATTGGACTTGCTGTCCTGTATATCATCGTCGTTGTGCAACGGCAACTCATTGAACCGAAAGTTCTTTCTTCAAGCATCGGTATTGATCCATTAGCTACACTTATTTCTCTATTTATTGGGTATAAATTAATTGGCTTTTTGGGATTAATTATCGGTCCAATCATCCTTGTGATAATTAACACCCTGCAGCGGGCCAACGTGTTTACTGAAATTTGGGCATTTATTATCGGACCAAAAAAAGAGTAA
- the citZ gene encoding citrate synthase, with the protein MTATKGLEGIVAATSSVSSIIDDTLTYVGYNIDDLAENATFEEVIYLLWHKKLPNKAQLEELTQQIADNAEVPAEVLNHFKSYPIDKVHPMGALRTAISLLALYDEEADVMSDEANYRKAIRIQAKIPTVVTAFSRVRKGLDPVAPRSDLSFAANFLYMLSGEEPSAIAEEAFNKALVLHADHELNASTFTARVCVATLSDIYSGITSAIGALKGPLHGGANEQVMKMLTEIGSVENVEPYINAKLANKEKIMGFGHRVYRKGDPRAPHLKVMSQKLTELTGQPEYYEMSVKIHELVTGQKNLPPNVDFYSASVYHSLGIEHDLFTPIFAVSRTSGWIAHIFEQYANNRLIRPRAEYNGPGMQKYVPVDER; encoded by the coding sequence ATGACAGCAACAAAAGGTCTAGAAGGTATTGTAGCAGCAACTTCATCTGTTAGTTCAATTATCGACGACACATTAACTTACGTAGGTTATAACATTGATGATTTAGCAGAAAACGCAACGTTTGAAGAAGTAATCTACTTATTATGGCATAAAAAATTACCAAATAAAGCTCAATTAGAAGAGTTAACACAACAAATTGCTGATAACGCAGAAGTTCCAGCAGAAGTTCTTAACCACTTCAAATCATACCCAATCGATAAAGTTCACCCAATGGGAGCTCTTCGTACGGCAATCTCTTTACTTGCACTTTATGATGAAGAAGCTGATGTAATGAGCGACGAAGCTAACTATCGTAAAGCAATCCGCATTCAAGCGAAAATCCCAACAGTTGTAACTGCATTCTCACGTGTTCGTAAAGGTTTAGATCCAGTTGCTCCACGTTCTGATTTAAGCTTTGCTGCGAACTTCTTATACATGCTTAGTGGAGAAGAGCCATCTGCAATCGCAGAAGAAGCATTCAACAAAGCATTAGTTTTACATGCTGACCATGAATTAAACGCTTCTACATTCACTGCACGTGTATGTGTAGCTACACTTTCTGATATCTATTCTGGTATCACATCTGCTATTGGAGCTCTTAAAGGACCTCTACACGGTGGAGCAAACGAGCAAGTTATGAAAATGCTTACAGAAATCGGTTCTGTTGAAAACGTTGAGCCTTATATTAACGCAAAATTAGCAAATAAAGAAAAAATCATGGGCTTTGGACACCGTGTATACCGTAAAGGTGACCCACGTGCGCCACACCTTAAAGTAATGTCACAAAAATTAACTGAGCTTACTGGTCAACCAGAATACTACGAAATGTCTGTTAAAATTCATGAATTAGTAACTGGTCAGAAAAATCTACCACCAAACGTAGATTTCTATTCTGCATCTGTATACCACAGCTTAGGTATCGAGCATGACCTATTTACACCAATTTTTGCTGTAAGCCGTACGTCTGGTTGGATTGCTCACATCTTTGAGCAATATGCAAACAACCGCTTAATTCGTCCACGTGCAGAGTACAATGGACCAGGTATGCAAAAATACGTACCAGTTGATGAACGATAA
- the hflC gene encoding protease modulator HflC, with the protein MSPKIVDLEGKRKDHLQWRGYVKAGIFFIILIALLLILLTNVYIVKEGEYKVVRQFGEVVRIDKSPGLKFKIPFIQSVTTLPKYQMNYDVSEAEINTKDKKRMLIDNYAVWRIDDPKKMITNARTFENAEARMEEFIYSVVRSELGQLNYDEIINDEKSSRGSLNDRVTEKVNELLTQDNYGILVTDVRIKRTDLPAENEESVFKRMISERESKAQEYLSKGDAQKNRIIADTDRKVKELLSTAEADAEVIRAEGEGEAAKIYNKSFSKDPEFYQLYRTLDSYKETIGEQTVIVLPSDSPYARLLMGNMK; encoded by the coding sequence ATGAGCCCAAAGATTGTTGATTTAGAAGGTAAACGAAAAGATCATCTTCAGTGGCGCGGCTATGTGAAAGCTGGTATCTTCTTTATTATTTTAATTGCTTTACTTCTGATTTTGCTAACGAATGTGTATATTGTAAAAGAAGGGGAATACAAAGTAGTACGCCAATTTGGAGAAGTCGTCCGCATTGATAAGAGCCCTGGCTTAAAATTTAAAATCCCTTTTATTCAAAGTGTGACAACTTTACCAAAATATCAAATGAATTATGATGTATCTGAAGCTGAAATTAATACAAAAGATAAAAAACGAATGCTCATTGATAACTATGCAGTATGGCGTATTGATGATCCAAAGAAGATGATTACGAATGCTAGAACATTTGAAAATGCGGAAGCAAGGATGGAAGAGTTTATTTATTCTGTTGTTCGCTCTGAGCTTGGTCAATTGAATTATGATGAAATTATTAATGATGAAAAATCTTCAAGAGGAAGTTTGAATGATCGAGTAACAGAAAAAGTGAATGAATTGCTTACCCAAGATAATTATGGAATTCTTGTGACAGATGTTCGTATAAAACGAACGGACTTACCTGCTGAAAATGAAGAGTCTGTGTTTAAGAGAATGATTTCTGAACGAGAATCGAAGGCTCAAGAATATTTATCAAAAGGTGATGCGCAGAAGAATCGAATTATTGCAGATACTGATCGCAAAGTGAAAGAGCTGTTATCCACAGCAGAAGCGGATGCAGAAGTGATTCGAGCGGAGGGAGAAGGAGAAGCTGCTAAGATTTACAATAAATCGTTCTCCAAAGATCCAGAGTTTTATCAATTATATAGAACGCTAGATTCGTATAAAGAAACAATTGGCGAACAGACCGTCATTGTGTTGCCATCTGACTCTCCTTATGCAAGATTGTTGATGGGGAATATGAAGTAA
- the icd gene encoding NADP-dependent isocitrate dehydrogenase — MTQGQKITVTNGALNVPNNPVVPFIEGDGIGPDIWAAAVRVLDAAVEKAYNGEKKIEWKEVLAGEKAFNQTGEWLPQETLDVINEYLIAIKGPLTTPIGGGIRSLNVALRQQLDLFVCLRPVRYFDGVPSPVKRPEDTDMVIFRENTEDIYAGIEYANGSDEAKKLINFLQNEFGVNKIRFPETSGIGIKPISEEGTKRLVRAALNYAIKEGRKSLTLVHKGNIMKFTEGAFKNYGYEVAETEFADQVFTWNQYDKIKEAEGTEAANKAQAAAEAEGKIIVKDSIADIFLQQILTRPKEFDVVATMNLNGDYISDALAAQVGGIGIAPGANINYETGHAIFEATHGTAPKYAGLDKVNPSSVLLSGVLLLEHLGWNEAAKSITASVEKTIASKVVTYDFARLMEGATEVKCSEFADELIKNL; from the coding sequence ATGACACAAGGACAAAAAATCACAGTTACAAACGGAGCACTTAACGTACCAAACAACCCAGTAGTACCATTTATCGAAGGTGACGGAATCGGTCCTGATATTTGGGCAGCAGCTGTACGCGTTTTAGACGCAGCAGTAGAAAAAGCATACAATGGCGAAAAGAAAATCGAATGGAAAGAAGTTCTTGCTGGGGAAAAAGCATTCAACCAAACTGGCGAATGGCTTCCACAAGAAACTCTTGATGTAATCAACGAGTATCTAATCGCTATTAAAGGACCTCTTACAACTCCAATTGGTGGCGGAATTCGTTCATTGAACGTTGCATTACGTCAACAATTAGATTTATTCGTATGTCTACGTCCTGTACGTTACTTTGACGGTGTACCTTCACCAGTTAAACGTCCTGAAGACACTGATATGGTTATCTTCCGTGAAAACACAGAAGACATCTATGCTGGTATCGAGTATGCAAATGGTTCTGACGAAGCGAAAAAATTAATCAACTTCTTACAAAACGAATTCGGCGTAAACAAAATTCGTTTCCCAGAAACTTCTGGTATCGGTATTAAACCAATTTCTGAAGAAGGTACAAAACGTCTTGTTCGTGCCGCTCTTAACTATGCAATCAAAGAAGGCCGTAAATCTTTAACTTTAGTTCATAAAGGTAACATCATGAAATTCACAGAAGGCGCATTCAAAAACTACGGTTATGAAGTAGCTGAAACTGAATTCGCTGATCAAGTATTCACTTGGAACCAATATGACAAAATTAAAGAAGCTGAAGGTACAGAAGCTGCAAACAAAGCGCAAGCTGCTGCTGAAGCTGAAGGCAAAATCATCGTAAAAGATTCTATCGCTGATATCTTCTTACAACAAATTTTAACTCGTCCAAAAGAGTTTGATGTAGTAGCTACAATGAACCTTAACGGTGACTACATCTCTGATGCACTAGCTGCACAAGTTGGTGGTATTGGTATCGCTCCAGGAGCTAACATCAACTACGAAACTGGACACGCTATTTTCGAAGCTACTCACGGAACAGCTCCAAAATACGCTGGTCTTGATAAAGTTAACCCATCTTCAGTTCTTCTTTCAGGTGTACTTTTACTTGAACACCTTGGTTGGAATGAAGCAGCGAAAAGCATTACAGCTTCAGTAGAAAAAACAATTGCTTCTAAAGTTGTAACATATGACTTCGCTCGTCTAATGGAAGGCGCTACAGAAGTTAAATGCTCTGAGTTCGCTGACGAATTAATCAAAAATCTTTAA
- a CDS encoding response regulator transcription factor, translating to MAKRILVVDDEKSIVTLLKYNLEQAGFSVITAFDGEEGLQTVVEQKPDLVVLDLMLPKLDGIEVCKQLRQLKVNVPILMLTAKDDEFDKVLGLELGADDYLTKPFSPREVVARIKAILRRAQQQAPIAEQGTQEDEQPSLIIGELKVYPDRYEASFNDELLELTPKEFELLVYLSRNKGRVLTRDQLLSAVWNYDFVGDSRIVDVHISHLREKIEKDTRKPLYIKTIRGHGYKLEEPKQE from the coding sequence ATGGCTAAGAGAATTCTTGTTGTGGATGATGAAAAATCAATTGTTACTTTACTTAAATATAATCTAGAGCAAGCGGGTTTCTCCGTAATAACAGCTTTTGATGGGGAAGAAGGACTTCAAACAGTGGTCGAACAGAAACCGGATCTTGTTGTATTAGATTTAATGCTTCCAAAATTGGATGGAATTGAAGTATGTAAGCAACTTCGTCAGTTAAAAGTCAATGTTCCCATTCTAATGCTAACAGCTAAGGATGATGAATTTGATAAAGTGCTTGGACTAGAGCTTGGAGCAGATGATTATTTAACAAAACCTTTTAGTCCGCGGGAAGTGGTGGCACGTATTAAAGCGATTCTCCGACGTGCTCAGCAGCAAGCCCCAATTGCGGAACAAGGGACACAAGAAGATGAGCAACCATCGTTGATTATTGGTGAATTAAAAGTTTATCCAGATCGATACGAAGCTTCATTTAATGATGAGCTACTTGAATTGACACCAAAGGAATTTGAACTGCTCGTATATTTATCAAGAAATAAAGGCAGAGTATTGACAAGAGATCAGTTATTAAGTGCTGTTTGGAATTACGATTTTGTTGGAGATTCGCGTATTGTAGATGTGCATATTAGTCACCTTCGTGAAAAAATCGAAAAGGATACGAGGAAGCCTTTATATATTAAAACAATTCGAGGACATGGATATAAATTAGAGGAGCCTAAACAGGAATAA
- the hflK gene encoding FtsH protease activity modulator HflK — translation MTGLALLIVILGIVGISTWYTVDESDQAVILTFGKVEQTVAEPGLHFKLPWPIQSVEKLSKETFSLQFGYKQEGGKISEYPNETKMITGDENIVLADLVVQWKITDPPKYLFNANDPEEILYNTTSAALRSIIGSTKIDDALTSGKAEIEADVRELLSQLMGKYDVGISVLAVKLQDVELPNDDVRSAFTAVTDARETMNTKINEASKYENKRMNEAEGEKAAILSAAEGDKTKRIETARGDVAVFDKLYAEYKSNQEITRSRLILETLEQVLPNAEIYIMNDDGNTMKYLPLRALDSKAAATKEQTEGETKEQKSTKEGGAE, via the coding sequence ATGACAGGGTTAGCGTTGCTGATTGTAATTCTTGGAATAGTAGGTATATCTACTTGGTATACGGTAGATGAATCTGATCAAGCTGTGATTTTAACATTTGGAAAAGTAGAACAGACCGTAGCCGAACCAGGATTGCATTTTAAACTGCCGTGGCCGATTCAATCGGTGGAAAAGCTGTCAAAGGAGACATTTAGTTTACAATTTGGGTATAAACAGGAAGGCGGGAAAATTTCTGAGTATCCAAATGAAACAAAGATGATTACAGGTGATGAAAATATTGTGCTGGCGGACCTTGTTGTCCAATGGAAAATTACTGATCCACCGAAGTATTTATTCAATGCGAATGACCCTGAAGAAATCTTGTATAATACGACTTCTGCTGCCCTACGAAGCATTATTGGAAGCACAAAAATTGATGATGCCTTAACGTCAGGAAAAGCAGAGATTGAGGCTGATGTGCGTGAATTATTATCGCAATTAATGGGAAAATATGATGTTGGTATTTCTGTTTTAGCTGTGAAGCTTCAAGATGTAGAATTACCGAATGATGATGTTAGAAGTGCTTTTACCGCTGTAACGGATGCACGTGAAACGATGAATACGAAAATTAACGAAGCGAGCAAATACGAGAATAAACGTATGAATGAAGCAGAGGGAGAAAAAGCAGCAATCCTTTCAGCTGCAGAAGGAGATAAAACGAAACGAATAGAAACGGCACGTGGAGATGTTGCAGTTTTTGATAAATTGTATGCCGAATATAAAAGTAATCAGGAAATCACTCGTTCTCGTTTAATTCTTGAAACGCTGGAACAAGTGCTGCCGAATGCTGAAATTTATATTATGAATGATGATGGAAACACGATGAAATACTTACCATTACGTGCGCTGGATTCCAAAGCTGCTGCGACAAAGGAACAGACAGAGGGAGAAACGAAAGAGCAAAAATCAACGAAGGAAGGGGGAGCAGAATAA
- the mdh gene encoding malate dehydrogenase, which translates to MSRKKVSVIGGGFTGATTAFLLAQKELGDVVLVDIPQAENPTKGKALDMLEASPVQGFDAKITGTSNYADTADSDVVIITAGIARKPGMSRDDLVQTNQKVMKAVTQEIVKYSPNSTIIVLTNPVDAMTYTVYKESGFPKNRVIGQSGVLDTARFRTFVAEELNLSVKDITGFVLGGHGDTMVPLTRYSFAGGIPLEKLIPADRLEAIVARTRTGGGEIVELLGNGSAYYAPAASLVEMTEAVLKDQRRVLPSIAYLEGEYGYEGIYLGVPTILGAGGIEQIIELDLTADEKAALDKSAEAVKVVMSVLI; encoded by the coding sequence ATGTCTCGTAAAAAAGTCTCAGTTATCGGTGGCGGATTTACTGGTGCTACAACTGCATTTTTATTAGCTCAAAAAGAGCTTGGCGATGTTGTACTAGTGGATATCCCACAAGCTGAAAACCCAACAAAAGGTAAAGCTCTTGATATGTTAGAAGCTAGCCCAGTTCAAGGTTTTGATGCTAAAATCACTGGTACTTCTAACTATGCGGATACTGCTGATTCTGACGTAGTTATCATCACTGCTGGTATCGCTCGTAAACCAGGTATGAGCCGTGACGATTTAGTTCAAACAAACCAAAAAGTGATGAAAGCTGTAACTCAAGAAATCGTCAAATATTCTCCAAATTCTACAATTATCGTATTAACAAACCCAGTTGATGCTATGACTTACACAGTATACAAAGAGTCTGGTTTCCCTAAAAACCGCGTAATCGGACAATCTGGTGTACTTGATACAGCTCGTTTCCGCACATTCGTAGCAGAAGAATTAAACCTATCTGTTAAAGATATCACTGGTTTCGTTCTTGGTGGACATGGAGATACGATGGTACCATTAACTCGTTATTCTTTCGCTGGCGGAATTCCATTAGAAAAATTAATCCCAGCTGACCGTTTAGAAGCAATCGTTGCTCGTACTCGTACTGGTGGTGGAGAAATTGTTGAACTTCTTGGAAACGGATCTGCATACTATGCACCAGCTGCATCGCTGGTAGAAATGACTGAAGCTGTACTTAAAGATCAGCGTCGTGTCCTTCCTTCAATCGCTTACCTTGAAGGTGAATACGGTTATGAAGGTATTTATCTTGGTGTACCAACAATCCTTGGTGCTGGTGGTATCGAACAAATCATCGAGCTTGACTTAACAGCTGATGAAAAAGCAGCACTTGATAAATCTGCTGAAGCAGTAAAAGTTGTAATGAGTGTATTAATATAA